In Methylomonas sp. MK1, the following are encoded in one genomic region:
- a CDS encoding TusE/DsrC/DsvC family sulfur relay protein — translation MVLIVDGVALPTSDDGFLRDAGQWNRQVADELARLESIEISDAHWEILLYIRDYYQKFQHLPNARMFVAAIRKQFGEDKGNSRYLQKLFPQGPLKYACKIAGLPKPPTCL, via the coding sequence GTGGTGTTGATAGTTGATGGTGTTGCGTTGCCAACCAGTGACGATGGTTTTTTGCGCGATGCCGGGCAATGGAATCGACAAGTCGCGGATGAGTTGGCCCGCCTTGAGTCCATCGAAATTAGCGACGCACACTGGGAAATCCTGTTGTACATTCGCGATTACTATCAAAAATTCCAGCACTTGCCCAATGCTCGGATGTTTGTGGCGGCTATCCGCAAACAATTTGGTGAAGACAAGGGCAATAGCCGCTATCTGCAAAAACTGTTTCCGCAAGGGCCGCTGAAATACGCCTGTAAAATCGCCGGCTTGCCCAAGCCACCCACCTGTTTATAA
- a CDS encoding cold-shock protein, whose protein sequence is MSVQVEGKVKWFNDEKGFGFIEQEGGKDVFVHFSAINGNGRKTLKEGQKVTMEVTNGQKGPQAENVTPL, encoded by the coding sequence ATGTCAGTTCAAGTAGAAGGCAAAGTAAAATGGTTCAATGATGAAAAAGGCTTCGGCTTCATTGAGCAAGAAGGCGGCAAAGATGTATTCGTACATTTCAGCGCCATCAACGGCAACGGCCGCAAAACCTTGAAAGAAGGCCAAAAAGTCACGATGGAAGTGACCAATGGTCAAAAAGGTCCACAAGCGGAAAACGTAACACCGCTGTAA
- a CDS encoding oxidoreductase — translation MTQKLNTRDLTQLTLGIPGFEYKDLYDAKRLSDLLTVFDQSVQQHDAALFAEITAYRACGGEGMKPEDISELLVKMAPLVGTFVARLFNVSDVREQQIGNIRGEFDAVFVYRTEIVGTLNKLFKGQTIEGWDIAALRAQLDGLLTAADKQDLFRADPELAISQLGADLWRLSQQAEITDAGVAPFKDQLTGYDSTAALVAGLLDIVRRWSFAAQQDPELQAYVAKWLSFKIPEKTNLDNLVEHETVSPNGFDVWACDDHHHRRRDGFALTDKRFKQRQVLYEVDHCIYCHDRDNDSCSKGIKNKKDGTFKTNHLSALMTGCPLEEKISEMHVVKRQGDNIGALAMIIIDNPMCPGTGHRICNDCMRGCIYQKTESVNIPQIETNVLTDVLFMPWGFEIYSLLTRWNPLNIKRSTTLPYNGKNVLVAGMGPAGYTLSHYLLNEGFGVVGIDALKIEPLPLHLTGDRDNLPMPIMDFQSLYEDLDKRVLLGFGGVAEYGITVRWDKNFLKVIYLTLLRRNAFKCYGGVRFGGTITIDEAWEMGFDHIAIASGAGKPTVIDLKNNMTRGIRKASDFLMGLQLTGAAKESSLANLQVRLPAGVIGGGLTAIDTTTELLAYYPGQVSKILHRYEKLVAKYGEASVRSRYDAEELEILEEFLAHGRVIEQERERAAAAGEMPNFLPFLKQWGGVTLFYRKGIKDSPAYRQNHEEIHEALSEGIYLAEGMSPLEAIEDQYGHLQAVRFERLTEQDGKWRKTDEVEVKLRGLFIAAGTAPNTIYQSEHPRTFAMEGKFYKRHEPDWLDGKAQLAPMADEAQVKVGKPAPFTSYASNGRYITFYGDNHPVYAGNVVKAMASAKDGYPYIVKLFANEIAELDASQQPQRDAQLRDLQDRLDATFLAHVVEVNRLTPTIIEVVIKAPAAAKHFEPGQFYRVQNYESLAPVVEGTTLAAEGLALTGAWVDKEKGLVSLIALEMGSSSRLCATWKVGDPLVLMGVTGAPTEIPTGKTVLLLGGGLGNAVLFSIGKAMRNAGNKVLYFAGYRNSEDLFKVPEIEEASDVIVWAVDDRPGNDAIPVTRPQDKTFVGNIVEAMVSYATGKLGETSIHLQDVDHLIVIGSDRMMAAVKAARFAALKPYLKEGHEAVGSINSPMQCMMKGVCAQCLCKHVDPESGEESFMYSCYNQDQALDYVDFPNLAARLRQNTVQEKLSSLWLTYLLEAQS, via the coding sequence ATGACACAAAAGCTTAATACTCGCGACCTTACCCAACTCACCCTCGGCATCCCCGGCTTCGAATATAAAGATTTATACGATGCCAAACGTCTGTCTGATTTGTTGACAGTATTCGATCAGTCGGTACAGCAACACGATGCAGCCTTGTTTGCGGAAATTACCGCTTACCGCGCCTGCGGCGGCGAGGGCATGAAGCCGGAGGACATTTCCGAGTTATTGGTAAAGATGGCGCCGCTGGTCGGCACCTTCGTTGCGCGTTTATTCAATGTCAGCGATGTGCGCGAGCAGCAAATCGGCAATATTCGCGGCGAATTCGATGCCGTGTTTGTTTATCGGACCGAAATCGTCGGCACCTTGAACAAACTGTTCAAAGGCCAAACTATCGAAGGATGGGATATTGCCGCATTGCGGGCGCAACTGGATGGCTTGTTAACCGCCGCCGACAAACAGGATTTATTCCGGGCCGACCCGGAATTGGCGATCAGCCAACTCGGTGCCGATTTATGGCGCTTGTCGCAACAGGCAGAGATTACCGATGCCGGCGTTGCCCCGTTCAAAGACCAATTGACCGGTTACGACAGCACTGCCGCCTTGGTTGCCGGCTTGCTGGACATCGTCCGCCGCTGGAGTTTTGCCGCCCAGCAAGATCCTGAGTTGCAAGCCTATGTAGCCAAATGGCTGAGCTTCAAAATCCCGGAAAAAACCAATCTGGACAATCTGGTTGAACACGAAACCGTGTCGCCAAACGGTTTTGATGTTTGGGCTTGCGACGATCACCATCACCGTCGCCGCGACGGCTTTGCCTTGACCGACAAACGCTTCAAACAGCGCCAAGTGCTGTATGAAGTAGATCATTGCATTTACTGCCACGACCGCGATAACGACTCCTGCTCCAAAGGCATTAAGAACAAAAAAGACGGCACGTTCAAAACCAATCATTTGAGCGCACTGATGACCGGCTGCCCGCTGGAAGAAAAAATCTCCGAGATGCACGTCGTCAAACGCCAGGGCGACAACATCGGCGCATTGGCGATGATCATCATCGACAACCCGATGTGCCCGGGCACCGGCCACCGGATTTGCAACGATTGCATGCGCGGTTGTATTTACCAAAAAACCGAGTCGGTGAATATTCCGCAAATCGAAACCAATGTTTTGACCGACGTGTTGTTCATGCCGTGGGGTTTTGAAATTTACAGCCTGTTGACCCGCTGGAACCCGCTGAATATCAAACGCTCCACCACATTGCCTTACAACGGCAAAAATGTGCTGGTAGCGGGCATGGGCCCTGCCGGCTATACCTTGTCGCACTATCTTTTGAATGAAGGCTTTGGCGTGGTTGGTATCGATGCCTTGAAAATCGAGCCGCTACCCCTGCATCTGACCGGCGACCGCGATAACTTGCCCATGCCTATCATGGACTTTCAAAGCCTCTACGAAGACTTGGATAAGCGGGTTCTGTTAGGCTTCGGCGGGGTGGCAGAATACGGGATTACCGTGCGTTGGGATAAAAACTTTTTGAAAGTCATTTACCTGACCTTGCTGCGTCGTAATGCATTCAAATGCTACGGCGGCGTGCGCTTCGGCGGCACCATCACTATCGATGAAGCCTGGGAAATGGGTTTCGATCACATCGCCATCGCCAGCGGCGCCGGCAAGCCGACGGTGATCGATCTGAAAAACAACATGACCCGCGGCATCCGCAAGGCCTCCGACTTCTTGATGGGCTTGCAATTGACCGGCGCGGCCAAAGAATCCTCGCTAGCCAATTTGCAAGTGCGTCTGCCGGCCGGCGTGATCGGCGGCGGCTTGACCGCCATCGATACCACCACCGAATTACTGGCTTACTATCCTGGTCAAGTCAGCAAAATTCTACATCGCTACGAAAAATTAGTGGCTAAATACGGCGAGGCCTCAGTACGTAGCCGCTATGATGCCGAAGAGCTAGAAATCCTCGAGGAGTTTTTGGCGCATGGCCGTGTGATCGAGCAAGAACGCGAACGTGCGGCTGCCGCCGGTGAAATGCCTAATTTCCTGCCTTTCCTGAAACAGTGGGGCGGCGTAACGCTGTTCTACCGCAAAGGTATCAAGGATTCGCCAGCGTACCGGCAAAACCACGAAGAAATTCACGAAGCACTCTCGGAAGGTATTTACCTGGCCGAAGGCATGAGCCCATTGGAAGCTATCGAAGACCAATACGGCCATTTGCAAGCCGTACGTTTTGAGAGGCTGACCGAACAAGACGGTAAATGGCGCAAAACGGATGAAGTGGAAGTGAAGCTACGCGGCCTGTTTATCGCCGCCGGCACCGCTCCCAACACGATCTACCAGTCCGAGCATCCCCGCACGTTCGCGATGGAAGGCAAATTTTACAAACGCCACGAACCCGACTGGTTGGACGGCAAGGCGCAACTGGCGCCGATGGCCGACGAAGCGCAAGTCAAAGTGGGCAAACCGGCACCGTTTACGTCTTATGCTAGCAACGGCCGGTACATCACTTTCTATGGTGACAACCACCCGGTTTACGCCGGCAACGTGGTAAAAGCCATGGCCAGCGCGAAAGACGGTTATCCGTATATCGTTAAACTGTTTGCCAACGAGATTGCTGAATTGGATGCATCACAGCAACCGCAACGCGATGCTCAGTTACGCGACTTGCAGGATAGACTAGATGCGACTTTCCTGGCGCATGTCGTTGAAGTGAATCGCCTGACACCAACCATCATCGAAGTGGTAATCAAAGCGCCCGCCGCCGCGAAACATTTTGAGCCCGGCCAGTTTTACCGGGTGCAAAATTACGAATCACTAGCCCCTGTAGTCGAAGGCACCACGCTAGCCGCCGAAGGCTTGGCCCTAACCGGCGCCTGGGTAGACAAGGAAAAAGGCTTGGTATCTTTGATTGCCCTGGAAATGGGCAGCTCCAGCCGCTTATGCGCAACCTGGAAAGTCGGCGATCCCCTGGTGTTGATGGGCGTAACAGGCGCCCCGACCGAAATTCCAACCGGCAAAACCGTTTTGCTGCTGGGCGGCGGTTTGGGCAATGCGGTATTGTTCTCAATCGGTAAGGCCATGCGCAATGCGGGTAACAAGGTGCTGTATTTCGCCGGTTACCGTAACAGCGAAGACTTATTCAAAGTGCCGGAAATCGAAGAGGCATCCGACGTGATCGTTTGGGCTGTCGATGACCGGCCGGGCAACGACGCCATACCCGTCACCCGACCTCAGGATAAAACCTTCGTCGGTAATATCGTCGAAGCCATGGTGTCATATGCCACCGGAAAATTGGGGGAAACCAGCATACATCTGCAAGACGTCGATCACCTGATCGTCATCGGCTCGGATCGGATGATGGCAGCGGTAAAAGCGGCACGCTTTGCCGCATTAAAACCGTACTTGAAGGAAGGCCACGAAGCGGTCGGCTCAATCAACTCGCCTATGCAATGCATGATGAAAGGCGTCTGCGCCCAATGCTTATGCAAACACGTGGATCCGGAAAGCGGCGAAGAGAGCTTTATGTACTCTTGTTACAACCAGGATCAGGCGCTGGACTATGTAGATTTCCCGAACCTGGCTGCCCGTCTGCGGCAAAACACGGTACAGGAAAAACTGTCCTCGCTCTGGCTGACGTATTTGCTGGAAGCCCAATCGTAA
- the rimO gene encoding 30S ribosomal protein S12 methylthiotransferase RimO, whose amino-acid sequence MTNPRVGFISLGCPKALVDSEQILTRLRSEGYQVSPNYKDSDLVIVNTCGFIDAAVEESLDSIGEALAENGKVIVTGCLGARQDEILARHPQVLKITGAHATDEVVSAVHEYLPPAHNPFTDIVPPQGIKLTPKHYAYLKISEGCNHRCTFCIIPSMRGDLVSRPIDEVMQEAEKLVDAGVKELLIVSQDTSAYGLDLKYESRRWRGREMQARFYDLAEALGELGIWARMHYVYPYPHVDDVVPLMAEGKILPYLDIPFQHANSRILKLMKRPAAAENNLERIRAWRKICPDLTIRSTFIVGFPGETEQDFAELLQFLSEAQMDRVGCFAYSPVKGAVANDLPDAVPEEVKQERLARFMEHQSAISAARLQRRVGRVETVLVDEVVEEGAVARSRSDAPEIDGQVFIDGASHLQVGDFVDVEIEEADEYDLWAKLI is encoded by the coding sequence ATGACTAACCCCCGTGTTGGATTTATCAGTTTAGGTTGCCCGAAGGCCTTGGTCGATAGTGAGCAGATTCTGACCCGGCTGCGCAGCGAAGGCTACCAAGTCTCGCCGAACTACAAGGATTCCGATTTGGTAATCGTCAATACTTGTGGCTTTATCGATGCGGCGGTCGAAGAGTCGCTGGATAGCATCGGCGAGGCCTTGGCGGAAAATGGTAAGGTGATCGTCACCGGTTGTCTCGGTGCGCGCCAGGATGAGATTTTGGCGCGGCATCCGCAGGTTTTAAAAATCACCGGCGCCCACGCGACTGACGAAGTGGTGTCTGCGGTGCACGAATACTTGCCGCCGGCGCACAATCCGTTTACCGACATAGTGCCGCCGCAAGGTATCAAGCTGACGCCTAAGCATTATGCCTACTTAAAAATTTCCGAAGGCTGCAATCATAGGTGCACGTTTTGCATTATCCCGTCGATGCGGGGGGATTTGGTTAGTCGGCCTATTGACGAGGTGATGCAAGAGGCCGAGAAACTGGTCGATGCCGGCGTTAAGGAGCTGCTGATCGTTTCGCAAGATACCAGTGCTTACGGTTTGGATTTGAAATACGAGAGCCGGCGTTGGCGCGGGCGGGAAATGCAGGCCCGGTTTTACGATTTGGCCGAAGCCTTGGGTGAGTTGGGTATCTGGGCGCGGATGCATTACGTCTATCCGTACCCGCATGTTGATGACGTGGTGCCGTTAATGGCGGAAGGCAAGATTTTGCCTTATCTGGATATTCCGTTTCAGCATGCCAACAGCCGAATCTTAAAGTTGATGAAACGTCCGGCGGCAGCGGAAAATAATCTGGAGCGCATCCGCGCCTGGCGGAAGATTTGCCCGGATTTGACGATCCGTAGTACGTTTATCGTCGGTTTTCCCGGTGAAACCGAGCAAGATTTTGCAGAGTTGTTGCAATTCTTAAGCGAAGCGCAAATGGATAGGGTAGGTTGTTTTGCTTATTCGCCGGTGAAGGGTGCGGTAGCCAACGATTTGCCGGATGCTGTACCGGAAGAGGTCAAGCAAGAGCGCTTGGCGAGATTTATGGAGCATCAGTCGGCAATCAGTGCGGCACGTTTGCAGCGTCGGGTTGGCAGAGTCGAGACAGTATTGGTCGATGAAGTGGTCGAAGAAGGCGCGGTTGCGCGCAGCCGAAGCGACGCACCTGAAATTGACGGTCAGGTGTTTATCGACGGCGCAAGCCATTTACAAGTCGGCGATTTCGTCGATGTGGAAATCGAGGAAGCCGACGAGTACGACTTGTGGGCTAAACTGATCTAA
- a CDS encoding DMT family transporter translates to MGWLLLFAAGCSEIVFAISLKYNDGFTKLWPSVVTGVSGAGSFYLLMLAIRTLPLGTAYAVWTGMGAVGVAIIGIFLFKESADWFRLASILLIIVGIVGLKLTHVE, encoded by the coding sequence ATGGGTTGGTTGCTATTGTTCGCCGCGGGTTGCTCGGAAATCGTGTTTGCGATTAGTCTTAAATACAATGACGGGTTTACCAAGCTATGGCCGAGCGTAGTAACCGGCGTGTCGGGGGCGGGCAGTTTTTACCTGTTAATGCTGGCGATCAGAACCTTGCCCCTGGGTACGGCCTATGCGGTGTGGACCGGCATGGGGGCAGTGGGTGTCGCGATAATCGGGATTTTTCTGTTTAAGGAATCGGCGGACTGGTTCCGCTTGGCGTCTATCCTGTTAATCATCGTCGGCATCGTCGGTTTGAAGCTGACGCATGTGGAATAA
- a CDS encoding flagellar brake protein: MEKESDYLVRSARLIFGHLSDLIKKKCIISAHFGEHNQSFLTTIIDLDQKANLITLDVAPTELLNKQLLGSAKVLFRTEYEGIKVSFRGKAIKKSQSDGHPVFAMPIPDAIFWMQRRQYYRVKVPLSHKNSTCELNLATENEAGEVDTQTKVFSVADISISGFSFLNPDTKIADFLVPDTVIDECALYLHDGSRAHVGFVIKSVTNVRANATTYQHRIGCKFTHIPQVFENNLQRYMQEIELQQKNLSI, translated from the coding sequence ATGGAAAAAGAATCCGACTATCTTGTTAGAAGCGCCAGACTGATTTTTGGCCACTTGAGCGATCTAATCAAAAAGAAATGCATTATCTCCGCGCATTTTGGCGAACATAACCAATCATTTTTGACCACCATCATCGATCTCGATCAAAAAGCCAATCTGATTACACTGGATGTTGCGCCGACAGAATTACTGAATAAGCAGCTGCTAGGCTCAGCGAAAGTGCTGTTCCGCACCGAATACGAAGGTATTAAAGTTTCATTCCGCGGCAAAGCCATCAAAAAGTCGCAAAGCGACGGCCACCCGGTTTTTGCGATGCCTATCCCGGACGCCATTTTTTGGATGCAACGCCGCCAGTATTATCGGGTTAAAGTGCCGCTGTCACATAAAAACAGTACCTGCGAACTCAATCTTGCCACAGAAAATGAAGCGGGCGAAGTCGATACGCAAACCAAAGTGTTCAGCGTGGCCGACATCAGTATTTCCGGATTTTCGTTTTTGAATCCCGACACAAAAATTGCCGACTTTTTAGTGCCCGATACCGTCATAGACGAATGCGCCTTGTATTTGCACGATGGCAGCAGGGCCCACGTAGGCTTTGTGATTAAAAGCGTGACCAATGTTCGAGCCAACGCCACAACCTATCAACATCGCATAGGCTGCAAATTCACCCATATCCCCCAAGTGTTCGAAAACAACCTCCAGCGTTACATGCAGGAAATCGAGTTACAGCAGAAAAATTTGAGCATTTAA
- a CDS encoding DsrH/TusB family sulfur relay protein, producing MLHLLSQLPLQAAVIERIGSGDDVVLMDGAVCAARAGHIANDLLRQLLNQSCRIYALQEMLLVHGVEPLMLLSGVESVDYAGLVELTVQNPVIHSWC from the coding sequence ATGCTGCACTTGCTGTCGCAATTGCCGTTGCAAGCGGCGGTCATCGAGCGCATTGGCAGTGGTGATGATGTTGTCTTGATGGATGGCGCGGTATGTGCCGCGCGGGCCGGGCATATTGCTAATGATTTGTTGCGGCAATTGCTGAATCAGTCGTGTCGAATTTATGCATTGCAAGAGATGTTATTGGTTCACGGCGTTGAGCCGCTAATGTTGTTGTCAGGCGTGGAATCAGTCGATTACGCGGGCTTGGTCGAGCTGACCGTGCAGAATCCGGTGATTCATTCGTGGTGTTGA
- the nhaD gene encoding sodium:proton antiporter NhaD, with product MTEEVTELNKSKPMVLAASLIWAFIAGIYVHNGMSEQAGHAFRACLEGYAELFLFIMVSMAYLNAMEDRGVFDNLRVWLLSKGFSYRKLFWITGIMSFFMSSVCNNLTTALLMGAVIAAMGKDNRKFVTLACINVVVATNAGGSFSPFGDITTLLVWQSGVVPFKDFYSLFIPAVVNFALPAIIMHFWIPKQQPAAVGKAPKMKRGAITMIVLFLLTIITAVCFENMLKLPPAAGMLAGLTYLKFLGFYLQKTADKDNGKISDFAHVYKLFNVAVPDARPSQKFDVFKSVATLEWDTLLFFYGVMISVGGLSFIGYLTMASDVLYVGMDPTIANIVVGVLSAFIDNGTIMFAVLTMHPDISQGQWLLVTLTAGVGGSLLAIGSAAGVGLMGQMKGVYSFSAHLKWMPVILIGFFGSIATHFLINGSYF from the coding sequence ATGACCGAAGAGGTCACCGAATTAAACAAATCCAAACCCATGGTGTTAGCCGCAAGCTTGATCTGGGCCTTTATCGCCGGCATTTACGTGCATAACGGTATGAGCGAACAGGCCGGCCACGCATTCCGTGCTTGTCTGGAAGGCTACGCGGAATTGTTTTTGTTCATCATGGTGTCCATGGCTTATCTCAATGCGATGGAAGATCGCGGCGTTTTCGATAATCTGCGAGTTTGGTTGCTCAGTAAAGGCTTCAGCTACCGTAAGCTATTCTGGATTACCGGCATCATGTCGTTTTTTATGTCCTCGGTTTGCAACAACCTGACCACTGCACTACTGATGGGCGCAGTGATCGCGGCAATGGGCAAGGACAATCGCAAATTCGTTACGTTGGCTTGCATCAACGTAGTGGTAGCCACGAATGCCGGCGGTTCGTTCAGCCCCTTCGGCGATATCACCACGCTGCTGGTATGGCAAAGCGGGGTAGTACCCTTTAAAGATTTCTACTCACTGTTCATTCCCGCCGTGGTCAATTTCGCACTGCCGGCGATAATCATGCATTTCTGGATACCCAAGCAACAACCGGCGGCAGTGGGTAAAGCCCCAAAAATGAAACGCGGTGCAATAACGATGATCGTGCTGTTTTTACTGACGATTATTACCGCGGTCTGCTTCGAAAACATGTTGAAACTACCGCCTGCGGCCGGCATGCTGGCGGGCCTGACTTATCTAAAATTCTTAGGTTTTTATTTGCAAAAAACCGCCGATAAAGACAACGGCAAAATTAGCGATTTCGCCCACGTGTATAAGTTATTTAACGTTGCGGTTCCCGACGCGAGGCCAAGCCAAAAATTCGACGTATTTAAAAGTGTTGCCACGCTGGAATGGGACACCCTGCTGTTTTTTTACGGCGTGATGATCAGCGTCGGCGGCCTGAGTTTCATCGGTTATTTGACCATGGCCTCGGATGTATTGTATGTCGGCATGGACCCGACCATCGCCAACATTGTGGTCGGCGTCCTGTCGGCGTTCATCGATAACGGTACCATCATGTTTGCGGTACTCACCATGCATCCCGACATCTCGCAAGGCCAATGGCTGTTAGTGACATTAACCGCTGGCGTCGGCGGCAGTTTACTGGCAATCGGCTCGGCGGCAGGCGTAGGCTTGATGGGCCAAATGAAAGGCGTTTACTCCTTTAGCGCGCATTTGAAATGGATGCCGGTCATTTTGATCGGTTTTTTCGGCAGCATTGCTACCCATTTTCTGATTAACGGCAGCTATTTTTGA